One genomic window of Daphnia pulex isolate KAP4 chromosome 10, ASM2113471v1 includes the following:
- the LOC124205849 gene encoding fibroblast growth factor receptor 4-like → MSFQRRAYFYQNSNLAKKSALILITSICLSFGVAAPPPKPSLPNNLEDHRISEKPFTINCISHDTSFTCPINFNLEIKNKSHNGRFLVSIKKINGIFNVNLAVQKGSYLNTGSYSCRTKTSNHYIYILVEDPYHLFPTMKPVYQIDGVESVIPCKPTHPVVRIQLLQKIFLKNTTDLNTTRIVCPPKEKQDAKDKNDRISTHDALQGFRLLDPAQIANVEGIYECRAEKRSFNVSEIQWGVRFKIIPCPDDERPPATESETGNFQFSTSFILSSTIAFLGFITLFSLAIVLIKIKLESREKETAEDPRWEFPRCRLKLQSQLDVGCFGRILKAEAKGIVPNEPVTTVAVKTVHSNDDFKAKHGLLEEFKILSQLGRHLNIVHLLGACTKYTNKEPLLIVFEYCPFSNLRAHLITFRHRFFSELNESRNLIPRNHFHGQNNTENRTFSTRNLIYWAYQISRAMAYLVVKKVLHRDLALRNILLTANNIVKVSDFGMSLQTHSGIESRNNEELLPIKWMAIESLKDGLFSHQSDVWSFGVVLWELFTLGETPYTVYAKANKDFLVRILLMGRRLKKPTNAPEFVSAIMYSCWRSEPLQRPIFHELEKMFYAQLEPHAVLELMKLDENYIKMSRERDMETDTPCCITVAKHDSNCFD, encoded by the exons ATGAGTTTTCAACGTCGTGCTTATTTctatcaaaattcaaatttagcgaAAAAGTCTGCGCTGATTCTCATCACCTCAA TATGCTTGTCATTTGGAGTAGCCGCGCCACCGCCGAAACCATCGTTGCCTAACAATTTAGAAGATCATAGAATCAGTGAAAAACCATTCACAATCAATTGTATAAGTCACGATACCAGCTTCACTTGTCCGATAAATTTCAATCTGGaaatcaag AATAAATCCCACAACGGTCGTTTTTTGGttagcattaaaaaaattaatggtaTCTTCAATGTCAACTTGGCAGTACAAAAAGGAAGCTATTTAAACACGGGGTCGTATAGTTGCCGAACAAAGACGTCAAATcattacatttacattttagTTGAAG ATCCGTATCATTTGTTTCCAACCATGAAACCTGTTTACCAAATTGATGGGGTTGAATCCGTAATTCCGTGCAAGCCGACACATCCGGTCGTCAGGATTCAGTTACTCCAAAAGATTTTCCTGAAAAACACGACGGACTTGAACACG ACGAGGATCGTCTGCCCGCCTAAGGAAAAGCAGGATGCCAAAGATAAGAATGACCGAATTTCGACACATGATGCGCTTCAGGGATTCCGTTTATTGGACCCAGCTCAAATAGCGAATGTTGAGGGTATCTATGAATGTCGGGCGGAAAAACGATCATTTAACGTGTCAGAAATTCAATGGGGTGTACGATTTAAAATCATCCCCTGTCCAGACGACG aacgaCCTCCCGCAACAGAATCGGAAACgggcaattttcaattttcgacGTCGTTTATTCTTTCTTCAACAATTGCATTTCTTGGATTTATTACTCTGTTTAGCTTGGCGATAGTTCTGATCAAG ATTAAATTAGAATcgcgagaaaaagaaacggctgAAGACCCTCGCTGGGAATTCCCTCGATGTCGTTTGAAATTAC AATCTCAATTGGATGTCGGTTGCTTCGGACGCATCCTGAAAGCAGAAGCAAAAGGGATCGTACCCAATGAACCCGTGACTACAGTGGCGGTAAAAACTGTTCATTCAAATGACGACTTCAAAGCTAAACACGGTCTGCTAGaggaattcaaaattttgtccCAACTTGGACGTCACCTCAACATCGTCCATCTTCTAGGCGCCTGCACAAAATACACGAATAAAG AACCTTTGTTGATCGTCTTCGAGTATTGCCCGTTCAGTAATTTGCGTGCACATCTGATAACTTTCCGTCACAGATTTTTCAGCGAATTGAACGAATCCAGGAATCTGATTCCTCGGAATCATTTTCACGGTCAAAATAATACCGAGAACCGCACTTTCAGCACTCGCAATCTCATTTACTGGGCATATCAAATTTCTCGCGCTATGGCATATCTTGTTGTCAAAAAG GTTTTACATAGAGATTTAGCGTTACGTAATATCCTTCTTACCGCTAATAACATTGTTAAAGTGTCGGATTTCGGCATGTCACTACAAACTCATTCCGGCATCGAATCACGAAATAACGAA GAATTGTTACCAATTAAATGGATGGCGATTGAATCGCTGAAAGATGGGCTATTCAGCCACCAGTCTGACGTGTGGTCCTTTGGTGTGGTTCTGTGGGAACTGTTCACCTTGGGGGAAACACCATATACCGTGTACGCCAAGGCGAACAAAGATTTCTTGGTACGAATTTTGTTGATGGGGAGGCGACTCAAAAAACCCACAAACGCACCCGAGTTTGTCAGCGCGATCATGTATTCCTGTTGGCGCTCGGAACCTCTACAACGACCCATTTTCCACGAGCTGGAAAAGATGTTTTACGCCCAACTGGAACCTCATGCCGTGCTCGAGCTAATGAAATTGGATGAAAATTACATCAAAATGAGCAGGGAACGAGATATGGAAACGGATACTCCCTGTTGCATTACCGTGGCCAAACAtgattcaaattgttttgattga
- the LOC124205847 gene encoding cullin-3-A-like has product MMKGGLGGGSKKEGKMRIRAFPMTMDERYVENIWSLLKNAIQEIQKKNNSGLSFEELYRNAYTMVLHKHGERLYNGLREVVTHHLESKVRQDVLSSLNNNFLHILNQAWSDHQTSMVMIRDILMYMDRVYVQQNNVDNVYNLGLIIFRDQVVRYGGIRDHLRHILLEMVVRERKGEVADKLSVRAACQMLMVLGIDSRAVYEEDFERPFLSQSAEFYRSESQRFLGENSASVYIKKVEARINEESERAKHYLDESTEQRIVAVVEEELIQKHMKTIVEMENSGVVHMLKCQKTDDLHCMYKLLGRVADGLRTMASCVSAHLREEGKALVNVDESGANALNFVQSLLDLKDRYDTFLGKSFVNDPIFKKMISSDFEYFLNLNLKSPEYLSLFIDDKLKKGVKGMTEQDIELVLDKTMVLFRFLQEKDIFERYYKQHLAKRLLLNKSVSDDSEKNMISKLKTECGCQFTSKLEGMFKDMSISNMLMEDFKNHIQTSGTSLYGVDLSVRVLTTGFWPTQSSATCTLPLAPRNAFEVFRRFYLAKHSGRQLTLQPALGSADLSAIFYGPRREESETKEKTDGPSSSTPSSSANGPRKHIISVSTYQMCILMLFNTRDRLTYEDIMNETDVPKKDLDRALQSLAMGKPTQRVLVKSPKGKDILPSSIFAVNDSFTSKLHRVKIQTVAAKGESEPERKETRSKVDEDRKHEIEAAIVRIMKARKSMQHNLLVSEVTEQLKSRFLPSPVIIKKRIEGLIEREYLARTPEDRKVYTYVA; this is encoded by the exons ATGATGAAAGGTGGTCTCGGCGGCGGttcaaagaaagaaggaaaaatgcGAATTCGTGCATTCCCT ATGACGATGGACGAGAGGTATGTGGAAAATATTTGGAGTTTACTGAAGAATGCCATTCAAGAAattcagaagaagaataacTCTGGTCTTAGTTTTGAAGAACTTTACCGAAATGCATACACAATGGTTCTACACAAACATGGAGAGAGATTGTACAATGGCCTTAGAGAAGTTGTTACTCATCATTTAGAATCTAAA GTTCGTCAAGATGTGCTTTCTTCCTTGAACAACAATTTCCTTCACATTCTAAATCAAGCATGGAGTGATCATCAAACATCTATGGTTATGATTCGTGACATCCTCATGTACATGGACAGAGTTTATGTTCAACAAAATAATGTTGATAATGTTTACAATCTtggattgattatttttcgtgATCAA GTTGTTCGTTATGGAGGCATTCGTGACCACCTAAGGCATATTCTTTTGGAAATGGTTGTCAGAGAGCGTAAAGGAGAAGTTGCAGATAAGCTTTCTGTTAGAGCAGCTTGTCAAATGCTCATGGTGCTGGGTATAGACAGTCGAGCTGTCTATGAAGAGGATTTTGAAagaccttttctttctcaatctgCAGAATTCTACAGG TCTGAGAGTCAGCGGTTTTTAGGGGAGAATTCAGCTTCAGTTTACATAAAGAAAGTCGAGGCGCGCATTAATGAAGAATCGGAAAGAGCCAAACATTATTTGGATGAGTCGACCGAGCAGCGTATTGTTGCAGTAGTTGAAGAGGAACTTATACAGAAACACATGAAAACGATTGTTGAG ATGGAAAATTCTGGTGTAGTACACATGTTAAAATGCCAGAAAACTGACGACTTACACTGTATGTACAAGTTGTTGGGTCGTGTAGCGGATGGTTTGCGAACCATGGCTAGTTGTGTCAGCGCGCATTTACGAGAAGAAGGCAAAGCACTGGTTAATGTCGACGAATCCGGTGCCAATGCATTGAATTTTGTCcag AGTCTATTAGATCTTAAGGATCGCTATGATACATTTCTGGGAAAATCCTTCGTAAACGATCCAATCTTTAAGAAAATGATCTCTTcagattttgaatattttcttaatttgaatttgaaatctcCCGAATATCTATCACTCTTTATCGATGACAAGCTCAAGAAGGGCGTTAAAGGAATGACAGAGCAGGACATAGAACTGGTGCTCGACAAAACCATGGTTTTGTTCCGTTTTCTCCAGGAAAAGGATATTTTCGAGCGTTATTATAAACAACATTTGGCCAAGCGCCTGCTGCTGAACAAATCTGTTAGCGATGATAGCGAGAAGAACATGATTTCTAAGCTGAAg ACTGAATGTGGGTGTCAATTTACCTCGAAATTAGAGGGCATGTTCAAGGATATGTCTATCTCCAACATGCTCATGGAAGACTTCAAAAATCACATTCAAACTTCTGGG ACCTCCCTTTACGGAGTGGACTTGAGTGTTCGCGTACTAACAACTGGATTCTGGCCAACACAATCGTCAGCTACTTGTACACTACCATTGGCACCACGCAACGCTTTTGAGGTCTTTCGCCGATTTTATTTAGCAAAGCACAGTGGGCGACAGTTGACGCTACAACCCGCTCTAGGGTCGGCTGATCTGAGCGCAATCTTTTATGGACCTAGACGAGAGGAGTCtgagacaaaagaaaaaac TGATGGCCCCAGCTCGTCAACACCCTCGTCATCAGCTAATGGACCGCGAAAACACATAATCTCCGTTTCAACCTATCAGATGTGTATTCTTATGCTGTTTAACACCCGAGATAGGCTAACTTACGAA GATATCATGAATGAAACTGACGTTCCGAAAAAAGATCTGGATCGTGCATTGCAATCGCTTGCGATGGGCAAACCGACTCAACGCGTTCTTGTCAAAAGTCCCAAGGGTAAAGACATCCTCCCGAGTTCTATCTTTGCCGTCAACGATAGTTTCACGTCAAAACTCCACAG AGTGAAGATCCAGACAGTCGCAGCCAAGGGAGAATCAGAgcctgaaagaaaagagacgcgTTCCAAGGTCGACGAAGACCGAAAACACGAAATTGAAGCAGCCATTGTACGCATTATGAAAGCAAGAAAATCTATGCAG CACAACTTGTTGGTAAGCGAAGTTACTGAACAATTGAAAAGCCGGTTTCTGCCTTCGCCAGTTATTATTAAGAAACGAATTGAAGGCTTAATTGAACGTGAATACTTGGCTCGCACTCCTGAGGACAG GAAAGTGTATACATATGTGGCCTAG
- the LOC124205852 gene encoding rhomboid-related protein 4-like, translating into MARQRRGIEMGVLLLMWQLLNTGLETFPPVTILVVAGQVCLYMGLIPVSWDAGGVCLSAQAVLKWREYERLVLSALEHADDLHLYYNMLSFLSKGRSLERHFGSPYFAYLLSVFTVLTSVTYVGLEVLLSELLHDKQHYKTCAIGFSGVIFALKVLTTSYWESGYRRYFGIRVSGKYAVWVELIAIQLMVPNTSFVGHLAGILVGVAYTQGPLKFIMDLPIHAIGFVSGPQMAQPRSYSDWGSGVSGYGAAQPSTYGWRVGSDINDADYDEAMRRSYETLQNEDTPRTFNPDDMQPDQDEIRRRRLNRFNVL; encoded by the exons ATGGCAAGACAACGGAGAGGAATCGAAATGGGTGTGTTGTTACTCATGTGGCAACTGCTCAACACTGGGCTGGAAACATTTCCACCAGTTACAATTTTAGTGGTGGCGGGCCAG GTTTGCTTATATATGGGTTTGATACCGGTTTCATGGGATGCTGGTGGGGTCTGCCTTAGTGCCCAGGCTGTTTTGAAATGGAGGGAGTATGAACGTCTAGTGCTGTCTGCCTTGGAGCATGCTGATGATCTTCATCTCTACTACAATATGCTCTCATTCCTGTCGAAAGGTAGATCATTGGAGAGGCACTTCGGAAGCCCCTACTTTGCTTACCTCCTGAGTGTGTTCACAGTGCTGACTAGCGTCACCTATGTGGGACTAGAAGTGCTATTAAGTGAATTGCTTCATGACAAACAGCACTATAAAACATGTGCCATTGGATTTTCTGGAGTCATATTTGCCCTTAAAGTCTTGACGACATCTTATTGGGAAAGCGGGTATCGTAGGTACTTTGGTATCCGCGTCTCTGGGAAGTACGCTGTATGGGTGGAATTGATTGCAATTCAGCTGATGGTTCCCAACACCTCGTTTGTGGGCCACTTGGCCGGCATTTTAGTGGGCGTTGCCTACACTCAAGGGCCTTTAAAGTTCATCATGGATCTTCCCATTCACGCCATTGGATTTGTGAGTGGCCCGCAAATGGCTCAGCCGCGTAGTTACAGTGATTGGGGTTCGGGAGTGAGTGGATACGGAGCTGCTCAGCCGAGTACTTATGGGTGGAGAGTTGGGAGTGACATCAACGATGCCGATTATGATGAAGCAATGAGACGAAGCTACGAGACTCTTCAAAATGAAGACACACCCAGAACTTTCAACCCGGATGATATGCAACCAGATCAAGATGAGATCAGAAGACGAAGGTTAAATCGTTTTAATGtcttataa
- the LOC124205855 gene encoding LOW QUALITY PROTEIN: thioredoxin reductase-like selenoprotein T (The sequence of the model RefSeq protein was modified relative to this genomic sequence to represent the inferred CDS: substituted 1 base at 1 genomic stop codon), which yields MCSQKKIRCNLKKFQACILIDSLGLQXSSPFGYRKVFEQYAVILQQKYPSLAIEGENHPPPYLNQKIASILGILKILLILVVVSGTNIFEHLGVQTPSVWEWTQQNKFYACLMTFFLCNAVEGQLISTGAFEITLNDVPLWSKMETGRVPQPPELFQMIDNHLNMASPQLSLDS from the exons ATGTGCAGCCAGAAGAAAATTCGGTGCAATCTAAAGAAATTCCAAGCTTGCATTTTAATCGATTCGCTGGGCCTTCAATAAAGTTCACCTTTTG GTTACCGCAAGGTATTTGAGCAGTATGCTGTAATTCTGCAACAGAAATACCCATCTTTGGCAATCGAAGGAGAGAACCATCCTCCACCCTATTTAAACCAAAAGATTGCATCTATTTTG ggaattttgaaaatactgCTCATCCTTGTAGTGGTGTCGGGAACCAATATTTTTGAGCATTTAGGTGTGCAAACTCCCTCAGTTTGGGAGTGGACTCAGCAGAACAAATTTTATGCGTGCTTGATGACTTTCTTTCTATGCAATGCTGTTGAGGGCCAATTAATTTCAACTGGAGCATTTGAAATCACATTAAATG ATGTTCCACTTTGGTCTAAAATGGAAACTGGTAGAGTTCCTCAACCCCCTGAACTTTTTCAGATGATTGATAACCATCTGAATATGGCTAGCCCCCAACTAAGCTTGGATTCATAA